From the genome of Setaria viridis chromosome 1, Setaria_viridis_v4.0, whole genome shotgun sequence:
CTAGCCGGCTATAACCTATCCTAAATCTCTTGATGGTCTGCCAATGGAATCCTACCTCCTACAAGCTACAGGTCTCCATGTAGGAGCCTGGTGAGCAAGCTCGTGAGGATCGCGTCCCTCCTCTCGGCCCTGGCCTCCTCCCTCGCCCTCCTCTGCTCCTCGCGCTCCATCCACGCCTGCTCCAGCATCAGCCGCTCCCGCTCCATCCGCTGCATCGACCGCCGCCACTGCTCCTCGAAGAAGAGCCGCTCCCGCGCCTGCCTCTCCATCATCTCGTGGCGCTGCAAGTCCAGGCGGAGCTGCTGCTCCAAGAAGCCCCGCAGCAGGCC
Proteins encoded in this window:
- the LOC117834551 gene encoding uncharacterized protein yields the protein MQSQAPGSEPGRAPARRKQKRPAGDDDERRMMQAPTAALRGLLRGFLEQQLRLDLQRHEMMERQARERLFFEEQWRRSMQRMERERLMLEQAWMEREEQRRAREEARAERRDAILTSLLTRLLHGDL